Sequence from the uncultured Flavobacterium sp. genome:
ACCTGTTTTACTTGGTGCGTTATTTGCGATTTCCGTACTAACAAATGCAGTTGTAGCCAAAGCCGTTGTGTTATTTCCTGCTGTTTGTGTAACGCCAATTGTTCCAGTTGGCAATGTTGGCGATCCTGTGAAAGCGGGAGAAGCCAAAGGAGCTTTTAAAGCATCGTTACCGTTTAATTTATTTACAGCCTGTAAAATCGTATCGGTTGATGCAACTGCGCCCGCACCTGAAACATAGCCTGTCAGTAATTTAGATGTAACAACCGAACTGGCGAGTGAAGTCGTATTTCCGACACTGGTAACATCACCCGTTAAGTTAGCGTTTGTAGTTACCGTTCCCGAATTTCCTGTGATTCCGATCGCCCAAGTTCCTGACGCTCCCGAACCTGTTTTACTTGGTGCGTCGTTGGCTATTTCAGCATTAACAAATGCAGTTGTAGCCAAAGCCGTTGTGTTATTTCCAGTTGCTTGGGTAATGCCTGTTGTTCCCGTTGGCAATGTTGGTGATCCTGTGAAAGCGGGAGAAGCTAAAGGCGCTTTTAAGGCATCGTTACCGTTTAATTTATTTACAGCCTGCAAAATCGTATCGGTTGGTGCAACAACGCCCGCACCTGAGACATAACCCGTCAATAATTTCGAAGTAACAACCGAACTGGCGAGTGAAGTGGTATTGCCAACACTGGTAATATCACCCGTTAAGTTAGCGTTTGTAGTTACCGTTCCCGAATTTCCTGTGATTCCGATCGCCCAAGTTCCTGACGCTCCCGAACCTGTTTTACTTGGTGCGTTATTTGCGATTTCCGTACTAACAAATGCAGTTGTAGCCAAAGCCGTTGTGTTATTTCCTGCTGTTTGTGTAACGCCAATTGTTCCCGTTGGCAATGTTGGCGATCCTGTGAAAGCGGGAGAAGCTAAAGGCGCTTTCAAAGCATTATTGCCGTTTAACTTATTTATCGCCACTAAAATGGTATCGCTTGGTATTATTGTACCCGCACTTGAAAGATAACCTGTCAATAATTTTGCGGTAACATTAGCACTGGGTAATGAAACAACATTGCCAATACTGCTAACATCTCCTGTTAAGTTAGCATTTGTAGTTACTGTTTCTGCATTTCCAGTAATACTAATTGGTAAAGTTCCCGATAAATCATTTTGTCTAAGGAAAGGATTAACCGACAAATTACTATAATCGTTTAAATCACTTTTTAAAATAATTTCATGGATTGCATTAGCAATTGCGTTTCTGTCTGAAATCCACTTTGTACCATCCCAAGAGTACCATCCTTCGGGATAAAATGTACCGCCTAAAGAACTTGGCAACCAAGAAGTACCTTGCGATTGTCTAACATAGGATATGTCACCTACATTTTCACCTAAGATCAATTCAGAGAATGTTTCAACTTTTTGAAAGATAGGAACGCCCTGAAAACTTTGTTCGTTCTCGTTTATTTCAAAAAAAAAAGTTTCTTGATAGCTCTATCAAAAAATCATTAAAATTTGTTGCGACAATGGGAGGTTCACACAATAAGCAATCAACCTCTTTGTACTTTAAAACAAAAGGATTTCTGCCAAAAGAAGCGTCTGACTGAATCTTAAACGTTTCTTTATTGGATGGGTCTTTTACCACATTTTGAGCAGGGTTTATTGACCACAAAAGGGAATTGTCTTGAGTTTTATACACCAAGACATTTCCCTTTTCATCCTTTATAAATTTTACTATTGCAGACATTTATCTTTTATTAGTTTTTCTAACTATCTTTTTCTTTGCTACTGGTTTCTTTTTCGCAATTGGTTTCGGGGTTACTTTTACAATTTTTCCTCCTGCTATGTACTTGTATCCTTTTTTGAGTGTTCCATCTGTTTTTAATCCTGTGGCTTTAACAACACCGCTACATACTTTCTTTAAGCCTCTAACGCTTGGCTTTTTTGCGGTTGTTCTTTTAGTTGTCGTTTTTCTTCTTGTCGTTTTCATGTCTCTGATTGTTTTAGTTGATGATTGTTTTTGAATTGTAGATTTTTTAATGAAATTAACCTGGAGAAATGAGCATCCGGAGAAAGAAAAAATCTACTTTTTATTTTATTAATTTACCGTAAACGATAATTTTTTCTTTGTTTTTGATTCTGTGCGATTCTCAGCCTGAACAGGCACAAGTTTTTTATTGAAAATATTAAACTTTAAGGTGTCAAGGGGTTTGTTTTGGTAACGGTTTTTGTCAGCAAAAATGTAATTCTCTCTATAGTCTGATTTCTTTTCTGTAAATAAAACAACATCTGCATCAAATTGACTTTTTGAACCGCCACGCATTTTGCCGTCTGTTGTTTGCTGAAAAATGACAATGAATAACTTTCCGTTGTATTTTTTTCTTAAATCCTTATCGACTTCAAAACCCTTTTGCATTTCCTGCATTTTAGAGAAACTATCAATAATTATCACATCATTGGAAACTATAAGTTTATTCAGATCAGCAACACTTTTGATCTCTGGGGCTTCGATGTTTTGCAAAGCTTTTGCGTTTAAATATTCTTCCGCTTTATCGTAATAGACAACACTTTCGGGATGCTCTTCAATACTGGCATGACCTACTTTATAATTTTGTGCAAAGGCATTCATAAACTGAAAACACATTCTAGTTTTCATTGAACCCTGACCGCCTGTGAGAGAAATAACAATACTCTCTTTTTCCTTTTTCTCTATCTGCCCTAAAAATTCCGAAATCGCTTTTTCCTGAATTTTAAAATAAGCTACGTTTGTTGGCTTGTTAGCCATTTTGTAGGCTAATGAGTTTTTATTAAGATTTGGATTTGCAACGGCTTTTTTCTCCTTTGCAACAGGCTTTGCAACAGTTTTTAAAACTGTACTCTTTTTTATCACGGGTTTTCTAACAGCTTTAACCAAGTTCGTTTTTTTTATGATTTTCGTCCTTTTCTTGTTTGTGTTTGTATGAACCTCGTACCTATTTGTATCCGGCTTTTTACGAGGTGTTTCCTTAGTGGTTTTCTTAACTCCATTTAAGCCAAAAGGCTCAACAAGATTGTTTATTTCAATCAAAAAAGTATCATTCTTAAATGTCTGAAGTACGTTCCTTACTCTTTTTGATATGATCGTATTTTTTTCCTTTTCAGCCTTAAGGAGTAAATCTTCTAAGGTTTTGCGAGAAACGATCAAACCGTTTAAACTATTAAATTCTTGGGCTAAGGTCATGGAATTAAATTTTATGTTCAGTACCTAAAATGCTTACAACGCTTTCAATTCTGATGTCTTTTAAATTAAAACTGCTTTGAATTGCCGATATAATTGTACTGGCAACTGTTTTGAGTTCTAACTGAATTGGAATATCGAAAAGTGTTGTGCTTCCGTTAGCAGGAATTGTTATAGCATCCGTGTTTACCGTTGCAGTACCTAAAAGAATATTGTTTTTATCGTAAAATATAATTCTCTTGAGTTTAACAGCCACAATCTTTGCCGAGAAAACCTCGGCTGTTGGATTGACTAATTTGATATCCAAATTGAACGAAACAAACGGAGATCCTTCATTCCATTTGATATTGAATTTTTTTATCGAAGTCGGAAAAATTTTGACAAATTGAAATCTTTCAATGATCTTCTGTACTTTGTATTCAATAAAAAAATAACCTGCAATTGCAACTATTCCCGCTCCGATAATTATTTTTTTAACGCTCATTTTCTAATTTTTTAAATGAAAATTCTACCAATTCTCCAACCCAAAAACAGGATTGCTAAACCTCCGATAAAAGCAAATATTTTAACCCATGCAGGGATGTACTTTTCCCGTATAACAATTGGCTCTACTTCCTTTTCTTTTTCCTTTTCTACTTTGTTTACAGAGGTGATTTGCGATTTAGTCTCAGCTTGTTTAAGAAGCACTACAATTTGTTTTAGGGCTTCATCGTACCGAACACTCGCTTCGTTGCTTCCTGATTTTTTATAACTGTTGAGTTGCCTTAAAACCTGATCGAGTGTTGCCTGAGTAATGCTGTCACATTCAGGCTTTGCTGTTTTGACTTTTCCCACTTTTACAATAAGGCTGTCTAAAATTGCCTGATTTATTTCAGTAGTTTTTACACTGTCAGTTTTATGTTCTACACTACGCTCGATGGTATGCACCGGATCAGGTTTTTTTGAACTACAGCCAGAAAGCACAAACACCAGTGACCAAGAAAGTAAGAGTATGAACGGGATTCTTAAAAACCCTTTAAATGGGTCTTGATGATATAGATTTGTTTTCATTATTTTAGTTTTGTTTTGATTAAAATTTTTAGTCCGTTGAAAAAACTGCTTATTAATTGCTCGACTTCACTATGGATTAAAGTACTAAGCGAACCGCCCCACGCACAAAGTACGAAAGTCAAAAATTTGCTAAGATTCAAAAACTCACTTGTGATAACATAAACCGAAATAGCAACAAAAACACTAACAATCCCCTCGGCTAAAATGTAACTAAGTGTTGCCTTTTTTCCTTTTTGTGTGGCATTGTAGATTTTGGTAAATATCCCCATTAGGATAACTATCCCCAGTAAAATATAATCTCTCCAAATTTTCAACTCAAATAATAGTTCTCTCATGTTTGTTTTGTGTTAAAAGGTGATAGCCAATTAAAAGCGTAAGTGCGGATACTGTTAAAATTAGGTAAGGGTTTCGCTTTTTTTTTTAATAACTCAATGGTGATGTTTTGAGCTTTGTAAAATTTAAACTTGCTTATTCTGTCGGCTAATCCGTTGGTTTTGCCGTTGATTTTCTGTGTGATCTTGGTAATTAAATTGGCATCTGCCAAAGAATTAAGGTCTTTATAAACAGAAAAAAACCAAGCTGCACAATCAATGGCAATACCGACCTGCAAAAGCAGATCAGGATTAGTAACCACATCATATCCCGAGTACTTTTTGTAGGCTTCGTAATTGGCTCTTCCTGTAAGCTGAATCAAACCACGCCCTCTAAATCTCCAACCGTCACCACTGGCAACATTTCCGTTACCGTTTGAATTGGCATACCCAATATTGGCGATCATTATTTGATTGGCGGGATGCGAAGCTGTACGACCGTAAAGATTTCTTTGTACAGCAGTCATACGGCTATTAAAAGGGCTTGTACCAGCGAGTCCTTCAGGTGTGTAATTCAGGTTTTCTACAAGCCTTGTAAAATTCCCCGATTCGTGGGAAAGTTGTGCTAAATAATGCGCAATTCTCAGCGGATTATTGATGTTATATTTTAAAAATGCTTTTAAAAATACACTGCTATTATCTAAAATGAAACTCATTATAATATCACTTTTTTAGGTTCAGATTTTGGCAATAACAGTACAATTGCCAGTACTGCTAGTGCGCTTATCATTAAGGTTGATTGTGTGGTTGTTGGCATTTTAATACGCTTTTACCGCATTTGCGTTTACGAAATAGTAAACATTATCACGTTTGATTAAATATTGCCCGCCTAATTTGGAAGCTACAAAAGTTCCGATGTGCTGACCATAATTAAGGGAGTTTTTAAAAAAGGGTTTTGTACCGTCATTGAAATAAACCCCGCTTGCGGTTCTCTTGGCATTAAAAAGACTAACCTTATCCGTGTTTGCCATTAATTTCTGACCGACTTTAGGAACAACAAGCGCCGTGGGAATAGCATTGATTACTTTGTTTACAACGGGTTTAGTAGTAATGTAACTGGCTAAACTAATCTTTACAACTCCTTTTTTACTTTGC
This genomic interval carries:
- a CDS encoding glycoside hydrolase family 19 protein, which codes for MSFILDNSSVFLKAFLKYNINNPLRIAHYLAQLSHESGNFTRLVENLNYTPEGLAGTSPFNSRMTAVQRNLYGRTASHPANQIMIANIGYANSNGNGNVASGDGWRFRGRGLIQLTGRANYEAYKKYSGYDVVTNPDLLLQVGIAIDCAAWFFSVYKDLNSLADANLITKITQKINGKTNGLADRISKFKFYKAQNITIELLKKKAKPLPNFNSIRTYAFNWLSPFNTKQT
- a CDS encoding LPXTG cell wall anchor domain-containing protein, encoding MKLKNEDKLLIGGGLLAIGTIGFLYWKKKKKEKEDDLLVDDIPEPPNVIDNPTPQAGASLDRNKVLSKGSKGLEVRELQRLLGVAIDGDFGANTLKALQSKKGVVKISLASYITTKPVVNKVINAIPTALVVPKVGQKLMANTDKVSLFNAKRTASGVYFNDGTKPFFKNSLNYGQHIGTFVASKLGGQYLIKRDNVYYFVNANAVKAY